The nucleotide sequence CGTTGACGGTGAGGTAGAGTTCGCCCAGGCCCGTCTTGACCTTCTGGGTGAAGCCGAAAACGATGTCCGGGCGGTTGCGCACCTTGCTTTGGGGCTTGGCCGGATCGACCGGCGCGCCGTCGCCGGTGCACAGCACCTGGTTGGACTTGCAGCCGTCGCGGTAGACGGTCACGCCCTTGCAGCCCAGTTCGTAGGCCAGCCAGTAGATCTCGCGGATCTCTTCCTTGGTGGCGCTGTTTGGCAGATTGACGGTCTTGGACACGGCGTTGTCGGTGTATTTCTGGAAGGCGGCCTGCATCTTGAGGTGCCAGACCGGTTCGATGTCCATGGCCGTGACGAAGACCTCGCGCAGGGCCTCGGGCAAAAGGCCGATGTGGGCGATGGAGCCTTTGCGGGTGACCTCTTCCATGAGGGCGTCGGAGTGCGCCCCGGCCTCGCGCAGGGCGGTGACGAAGTGGGGGTTGGCCTCCACGAGCTTTTCGCCGTCCATGACGTGGCGGGCGAACGACAGGGCGAACAGCGGTTCGATGCCCGAGGAGCAGCCGGCGATGATGGACAGCGTGCCGGTGGGAGCGATGGTGGTGGTGGTGGCGTTGCGGTAGGGGCCGAGGTTGCGCTTGCCGTAGATGGACTCGGGATAGGCCGGGAAAGCCCCGCGCTCGGCGGCCAGGGTCTTGGAGGCGCTGCGGGCCTCGGCCTGGACGGTCTCCATGAGCTTTTCGGCCAGGGTCAGGGCCTCGGTGCTGTCGTAGGGGATGCGCAGCAGATAGAGCAGGTCGGCAAATCCCATGACGCCCAGGCCGATCTTGCGGTTGGCCCGGACCATCTCGGTGATCTGGTCCAGGGGATAGCGCGAGGCGTCGATGACGTTGTCGAGGAAGCGCACGGCCAGATGCACGGTCTCGGCCAGGCCGGCCCAATCGATGCCGTCCGGGGCCGAGGGGTCGTAAAAGACCGACAGGTTGATGGAGCCGAGGTTGCAGGCCTCGTAGGGGAGCAACGGCTGTTCGCCGCAGTTGTGGGCCACCAGGCCGCAGGCGTCGAAGCGGTTTTCGCCGGGCACTTGCACATCGTAGACGGTTTCCTCGCCGTCGGGAACGAGCGCCTCCACCGTGGCCAGGAAGGTCTCGCGGTTGAGCCGGCGCTTGTAGCCGGCCAGGAGGGCTTCCAGGCGAGCGGCCTTGTCCTCGTCGCGGAAACCCACCACCTCGCGGAAGCGGGCCATGTTCTCGCCGGCGATGACCAGTTCGTGCTGGCTTTTGACGGCATAGGCCTTCACGCCGCCCTTGCCGTCGGGGAGCAGGGACTGCCCGGCCTCGCGGCGATTGCGGTAGATGGTCGAGGCGATGCCGTGGCGCAGCAACATGCGCTGCACGGCCTCAAGGGTGGCCAGGTCGGACTGGGACAGGCGGATGCTGACGCCCTTTTGGCGCGTGCCCTGGACCGAGCCGTCGGCATCGAACAGGCCGCCGAGAAAACCCCGGGAAAATTCGCTGGAGCAGCGTTCCACCTCGGGAGTCAGGCGCTTGTTGCCCGGCGACATGCCCAGATCGTGGCAGATGGATTTGAGCGCCCCAAGGCTCATGCGCCATTCGTCGCGGCCGGCGACGCCCGCCCAGCCGGTGAAGTCGCTGCGGTGGGGCTGGGTCTTGGCAAAGGCGAAAGCCGCCTCCATGACGCCGCTTCGGGGGAACGGGTCGCCGTTGGCAACTTCGGCCCGGGTCCAGAAGGACAGGACGGCCTTGTCCTGCTTGAGCGTGCCGTCGCCCAGGAGCAGGCCGACCAGATAGCCCTCGGCCAGACCGTACTTGCCGGGCCAGGCGGCCAGGCCGCGATGATCGCCAAGGACCAGCTTGTCGCCGGGGGCGAGGCTGGCGGCTTCGACCCAGGTCGCGCCGAGGCGGCCGGTTTCGCCGGCGGCCCGCAGCATCTTGTGGTCGCCGGTCAGGCGCAGGCTGTGCCCTTCGCGGGTGATCAGGCGATGGACGGGCTTGACGCCGGTGACGAAAAAGCCTTCGGTGGTGGAAGGATGCACGGCCCCGTCGAGCACCAGGGGCACGGTGCGGCCGGTCAGTTCCCGGGCCTGCCGGGGGCCGTCGGCGGTCATGACCCAGGTGTCGCCGGTGACGCACGGGTTGGTCGACTCGATGGCTCCCAGGGCCGGGGTGGGATTGTCGCGGTTGATGCGGTCGAGAAAGACGATGCCCGGATCGCCGGATTCCCAGGCCTTGCGCACGAGCAGCGCAAAGACCTCGGGCGCGGACAGGCTGCCCCGCTTGGAGCCGTCGCGGGGGTCGATGAGGTCGTAGTCCTCGCCCTTTTCTACGGCCTGCATGAAACGCTCGGTGAGCGCCACCGAGATGTTGAAGTTGGTCAGCTCGCCCTCGCGCTCCTTGCAGGCGATAAATTCCAGGATGTCGGGATGGTCGATGCGCAGGATGCCCATGTTGGCCCCGCGCCGCGTGCCGCCCTGTTTGACCTGTTCGGTGGCGGTGTTGAAAATCCGCATGAAGGAGACCGGTCCCGAGGCCACGCCGCCGGTGGAGCCGACCCGGCTTTTTTTGGGCCGCAGCCGGGAGAAGGAAAAGCCCGTGCCGCCGCCGGATTTGTGGATCAGCGCGGCGAACTTCACAGCGTCGAAGATCTCGTCCATGGAGTCGCCCACCGGCAGCACGAAGCAGGCGGCCAACTGGCCCAGGGGCGTGCCGGCGTTCATCAGCGTTGGCGAATTGGGCAGAAAGCGCATTCCGACCATGAGGTCGTAGAATTTGCGGGCCAGGGCCTCGGGCTGCCAGGGCGAGGCGGCGTACTTGGCCTCTTCGCTGGCGATGGCTCCGGCCACCCGCCAGAAAAGGCCCTGGACGTCTTCCTCGGGCGCGCCCTCGGGGGATTTTTTCAGATAGCGCTTGGACAAGACCACCATGGCGTTGTCGTTGACGTCGGCCTCGGGCAGATCGGCGGGCAGTGGCAGATGGGTCATAGGCGGGCTTTCCTAACCGTTTTCGATTGCAAGAAAAAAGGGCGGCCGCCAGATGGCGGCTGAAAATTTGCCAAAAAATATCAGCAGGATGGCTTTTCGACGGACCGCCGAAAGACCTCCTCTCCCCACCTTGGGGGATACCGCAAATCCGGGCGGATTGCCACCACCGGGCGCGGGCAGGGGGATCAAAAAAGCCGGAGCGGTCGCCCGCCCCGGCTTTGCGGCATTGCCGCTTCTTGCCTCAGGACTTTTTCTCTTCCACGGCGCAGGCCAGGGGCCAGACCTCGTCGATGCGCTCCACGGGCATGATCTTGAGCCGCCCGCGCAGGTCCTTGGGGATGTCGTGGATGTCTTTCATATTCTTGGCCGGGATGATGACCCGCTTCATGCCGGCGGCCACGGCGGCCAGGATTTTTTCCTTGATGCCGCCAACAGGCAGCACCCGGCCGCGCAGGGTGATCTCGCCGGTCATAGCCAGGTCGTTGTGCACCGGCGTGTTGGTCAAAAGCGAGATCAGGGCCGTCACCAGCGTCACGCCGGCCGACGGGCCGTCCTTGGGCGTGGCTCCGGCCGGCACGTGGATGTGGATGTCGTTTTTCTCGAACATCTCCGGCGCGATGCCCAGCTCCTTGGCCCGGGACTTGGCGTAGGTGAGCGCGGCCTGGGCCGACTCCTTCATGACCTCGCCCAGCTTGCCCGTGAGCTGCAACCCGCCCTTGCCCGGCAGCGTGGCCGCCTCGATGTGCAGGATGGCTCCGCCAACCGGCGTCCAGGCCAGGCCCACGGCCACGCCCGGCGGCAGATCGGCCTCGCGCTCGTCGTCCATGAACCGGGCCGGCCCCAGCAGCTTTTCCAGGGACGAGGCCGTGACCCTAAAAGGCGGCTCCTCCCCCTCGGCCTTGCGCCGGGCCAGCTTGCGGCACACCGACCCGACCTCACGCTCGAGGTTTCGCAGGCCGGCCTCGCGGGTGTAGTCGCGGATGATCTTGGCCACCACCTGATCCGACAGGGACACGTCCTCCGCGACAAGGCCGTTTTCCTCGATCTGGCGAGGCAGGATGTAGCGCCGGGCGATTTTCACCTTCTCCTGCTCGGTGTAGCCGGGCAGGCGGATGAGCTCCATGCGGTCCAAAAGCGGCGGCGGAATGGTGTCCAGGATGTTGGCCGTGCAAATAAACATCACCTTGGACAGGTCAAAGGGCACGTTGAGGTAATGGTCCGAGAAGGTGTTGTTCTGCTCGGGGTCCAGCACCTCCAAAAGCGCCGAGGACGGGTCGCCCCGGAAATCCGAGCCGACCTTATCGATCTCGTCGAGCATGATGACCGGGTTTCGGGTGCCGGCCTGCTTGATGCTCTGGATGACCCGGCCGGGCATGGAGCCGATGTAGGTGCGCCGGTGGCCGCGAATCTCGGCCTCGTCGCGCATCCCGCCCAGGGACATGCGCACGAACTTGCGCCCCAGCGCCCGGGCGATGGAGCGGCCAAGGGAGGTCTTGCCCACGCCCGGAGGGCCGACGAAGCACAGGATGGGGCCCTTCATGCCGGGGTTGAGCTTGCGCACGGACAGGTATTCGAGGATGCGTTCCTTGACCTTTTCCAGGTCGAAATGGTCCTCGTCCAGGATGCGCTTGGCTTCCTTGATGTCCAGGCGGTCCTTGGACAGCTTTTTCCAGGGCAGCTCCACCATCCAGTCGAGATAGGTGCGGATGACGCCGGCCTCGGAGGAGTCGGGATGCATGGACACGAGCCTTTTCAGCTGCTTGTCCGCTTCCTTTTTGACTTCCTTGGGCATCCCGGCCTTGTCCAGGGCTTCCTTGAGTTCGTCGAGGTCGTCGGACTCCTCGCCGCCCTCGCCCAGCTCCCGGCGGATGGCCTTTAGCTGCTCGCGCAGGAAGAAGTCCTTCTGGGCCTTGTCCATCCCTTCCTTGGCCATGTTCTGGATCTTGGCCTGCATGGCCGCGACCTCGGCTTCCTTGACCAGCTGGTCGTTGACCAGGCGCAGGCGCTCCACCGGGTCCTCGCACTCCAGCAGGCGCTGGGCTTCCTCCACCCGCATGCGCAGGTTGGAGGCCACGAGATCGGCCAGCCGGCCGGGTTCGTTGACGCTGTTGAGCACGGCCATGATGTCGGCCGAGGCCATGCCGCGCAGCGACAGGATCTTTTCGCTTTGCTCCCGGGCCGCCCGCATCATGGCTTCCTGCTCCAGGGT is from Solidesulfovibrio magneticus RS-1 and encodes:
- the lon gene encoding endopeptidase La, translating into MDDKERELLAAADGAPTEAAPVSAGEGEEAAPPDIPSELPVLPVRDIVVFNYMILPLFVGRDKSVQAVDAALNGSRYILVLTQKDEKVDEPGPDDLYRVGTVGMIMRMLKMPDGRLKVLVQGLTRARVTDFSSADPYLAAKIEVLAERDPKEATLEQEAMMRAAREQSEKILSLRGMASADIMAVLNSVNEPGRLADLVASNLRMRVEEAQRLLECEDPVERLRLVNDQLVKEAEVAAMQAKIQNMAKEGMDKAQKDFFLREQLKAIRRELGEGGEESDDLDELKEALDKAGMPKEVKKEADKQLKRLVSMHPDSSEAGVIRTYLDWMVELPWKKLSKDRLDIKEAKRILDEDHFDLEKVKERILEYLSVRKLNPGMKGPILCFVGPPGVGKTSLGRSIARALGRKFVRMSLGGMRDEAEIRGHRRTYIGSMPGRVIQSIKQAGTRNPVIMLDEIDKVGSDFRGDPSSALLEVLDPEQNNTFSDHYLNVPFDLSKVMFICTANILDTIPPPLLDRMELIRLPGYTEQEKVKIARRYILPRQIEENGLVAEDVSLSDQVVAKIIRDYTREAGLRNLEREVGSVCRKLARRKAEGEEPPFRVTASSLEKLLGPARFMDDEREADLPPGVAVGLAWTPVGGAILHIEAATLPGKGGLQLTGKLGEVMKESAQAALTYAKSRAKELGIAPEMFEKNDIHIHVPAGATPKDGPSAGVTLVTALISLLTNTPVHNDLAMTGEITLRGRVLPVGGIKEKILAAVAAGMKRVIIPAKNMKDIHDIPKDLRGRLKIMPVERIDEVWPLACAVEEKKS
- a CDS encoding LAGLIDADG family homing endonuclease codes for the protein MTHLPLPADLPEADVNDNAMVVLSKRYLKKSPEGAPEEDVQGLFWRVAGAIASEEAKYAASPWQPEALARKFYDLMVGMRFLPNSPTLMNAGTPLGQLAACFVLPVGDSMDEIFDAVKFAALIHKSGGGTGFSFSRLRPKKSRVGSTGGVASGPVSFMRIFNTATEQVKQGGTRRGANMGILRIDHPDILEFIACKEREGELTNFNISVALTERFMQAVEKGEDYDLIDPRDGSKRGSLSAPEVFALLVRKAWESGDPGIVFLDRINRDNPTPALGAIESTNPCVTGDTWVMTADGPRQARELTGRTVPLVLDGAVHPSTTEGFFVTGVKPVHRLITREGHSLRLTGDHKMLRAAGETGRLGATWVEAASLAPGDKLVLGDHRGLAAWPGKYGLAEGYLVGLLLGDGTLKQDKAVLSFWTRAEVANGDPFPRSGVMEAAFAFAKTQPHRSDFTGWAGVAGRDEWRMSLGALKSICHDLGMSPGNKRLTPEVERCSSEFSRGFLGGLFDADGSVQGTRQKGVSIRLSQSDLATLEAVQRMLLRHGIASTIYRNRREAGQSLLPDGKGGVKAYAVKSQHELVIAGENMARFREVVGFRDEDKAARLEALLAGYKRRLNRETFLATVEALVPDGEETVYDVQVPGENRFDACGLVAHNCGEQPLLPYEACNLGSINLSVFYDPSAPDGIDWAGLAETVHLAVRFLDNVIDASRYPLDQITEMVRANRKIGLGVMGFADLLYLLRIPYDSTEALTLAEKLMETVQAEARSASKTLAAERGAFPAYPESIYGKRNLGPYRNATTTTIAPTGTLSIIAGCSSGIEPLFALSFARHVMDGEKLVEANPHFVTALREAGAHSDALMEEVTRKGSIAHIGLLPEALREVFVTAMDIEPVWHLKMQAAFQKYTDNAVSKTVNLPNSATKEEIREIYWLAYELGCKGVTVYRDGCKSNQVLCTGDGAPVDPAKPQSKVRNRPDIVFGFTQKVKTGLGELYLTVNEIDGKPFEVFATIGKSGRSVTAKAEAIGRLVSLALRSGVEVADIVGQLKGIGGENPVFQKKGLLLSIPDAVSWVLENRYLQGQTVRDETGNLSHPQCPDCGADLVFEEGCHVCKGCGYTKCG